The genomic segment TGGTGAATATTCTTAAATTTGACTGATGTCCAAGGAACTGTGTATTATTGAATGCTCCAGGTATCACCTAGTTGTTATTGAGGTGTTGCAATAATCTTTCCATCACAAAGGGTGGACAGATTAAATTATTTGTCCACTGTGTGATATACGACCATTTCAAAAATCCAATCATCGACACTTTGCATTAAACAGTTCCAACAGTACTCGAATCACATTCTTGATCTTTCCAATGAGAAATTTCACTCTTATCAGTGATCTAATTAATTACACAAAGCCATATTTTTTACAAGTGCATCTAAGAACCGAAAATCCTTTTGATCATTTGATATGTCTGCTAGTATTTCAGTGCAGTACTCTGCCACTAACAGTGGCCCCATTAAAAGCCATTCTATTTAATTTCCAAAAATAGTTTTAAATTTCCACCTGACACCTAGTTCTTTTCACTGTtaaagttcatccaccttatttgttCAATTTACAAGGCCAAATGATTAGAAATATTAATAAATAGCATTTGCAAATAATTAAGAAATAGGAGAAGCATCAATTACAAAAAAAACTCCAGAATTTTTACTTTAAACCCCACAATTTTTATTGCAGTGAGGCAAACAGCATTGAACCAGAATAGAAAATGGGAGATTGCACACATGCGTGATTTGCTCCATTGGTCAGTTAACAGAGTGACCCAAGCAAACACTCTTTTCTTGTTACAAAACAAGCATCTAACAGTGACTACCTATCCATTCAGCTCAAAAATCGATGAGTTTTTCTCTAGTCTGCATTCATGAACTAAAGAGATTGGCATAGTTACACAGTTTAGTGGACGTGGTTCACTTCATCTTCCAAAATACATAGCAGCTCTTTGCAAAAATCACAAGATGGAAACCCTCTGTAACTTCATTGTTAAGGCAGCAGTTCCAACACAATGAGGAAAGGAGTTCTGCATAGAATCATGATCACTTGATTACGTGTTTATGTAAGATCCAGCTCAAAATGCTTGCTTCTCTGTACATGTACAACTGCCCTTTCCGGTGTCAATCACTTCCACCTCATGTTTGTCATGATTGAGGGCAGTTCCAAATATAAATGCAACAAATCTTACCCATGTCCTTTCCACTTGAGGATTTTCGCTCATGTTAGTCACCAAATCAATTCCACAAAACTACATTTATAACACTAGTACATCTGAGTAAATAAGTTCTGTGTGGAAAAATATATGGTCAGACCTGTGCCTTGCATCCTGTAAGTACGGTATGATGATTCTGCGAAGTCATAGAACCAAAACCTAACATTCATTCAATAGTCAAGTCAAGAGAAAGTAGAAAATTAACTTGAAATGACCTCAAGTTTAGCCCTGTATTTGTAATTCAAGTCCAAATGGCAAAATCTGCAACAGCATATTTCTAGAAATTAAAATCAGTTTAAATGCAATCCATTGAGATCATCTTTTTTATGAACAAAGTTTTTAAGTGCAATATTGTTTGATGTACAATTATTGATTCAACTAGCAAGAATAGTAGTAAAACTCTCCAAGAACCATTTCACAAAATAATTAGTTACCTCCTAATTAACTGTATGCAGTAGTGTCACCACAGTTCCATTTGATTTTTGCATGCTTGACTTGACTATTGGCTTAATATTTTAACTTCAGCAACATGGTCTTCCAAAGTGTCAAGTGCAATTGAGCAATTTTCAATTTTGAAAAAAGATAAAGAATCTGAAATGACAAATAGCTTTGACAACACATCCCTTCATTATATTGCAGCATGGTGCACCTGTAATAGTACAATACGTATGTAATCAGAGGGTATGATCTTAAAACTattaagaatttcaggctgtttTCTCTTAACCATGACAGAAATCTCTGTTAAATGGTATTCCAGTGTAAAAATTATAAATGATAAAAAACAACAAACGGGTCATTTTTCAACAGTATAAAGGAACTTCACATAAGCTGTACATATCCGATAATCAAGGCATTAATGCTAATGTAGCAAATGGTTGAAGATTGATCGTTTGGGGAAAATATTAGTCTGGTCACAGAAAGGTATCCCCTGTTTCCCATTGATGTATTTCATTGAAGAATCCTTCATAGAAGTTGAAGCCTTGATCTATATTCATAGGGGTCACTTGAAACTCCTCTTTCATCTCCTCCCATGGATGTCTTTGAGGATCAGAGAAAAAAGTAAAATCTTCAAACTGTGAAGTTTGGCTGTTGGTTTCTGCAAGCACTTGGTCCATGCCTACGGAGCACCATTTAGACTGTGGGCTGATGTGTCTTCCTTGGACAGTAAGGTCCAACTCTGTCCCCAGCGAGTTCAATGCAGCGTTGATATCAAGGTCCTCAAAGTTACTCCCATTCGCGTTGAACACATCATCAAAGACCGACGCCCAGTCAAAGTCTCCCTTGAGGGATTCCGATTCTCTTTCATCATGAGCTAGCAAAGGGGATTTGGAAGTTCTGGCTATCTTCATCGTTCGTTTTGGCAAGGCTTGTTTGCGTTTGCTTGCAGTCCGCTGGCTGTCAGAGGAGCTGAAAACTGGATTGCCATGAGTATTTTCCATGTATCGAGTGGATGCATGGTCAGGCCCGGAATAAGGCTGAAAGGACTGAGTTGACGGATTTAGCGACACTTCACTTGCAGATACAGGGGGCAGTTTGTTTTGTCTAAGGGTGCTAAAATGAGTAGCAGGCATCCGTCTCCTTTTAAATACACCGTTAACAAACATATCAGCATACTGTGGGTCAATCTGCCAGAAACCTCCTTTTCCAGGCTCATCCTTCTGTCTTGGCACTTTCATGAAACATTTATTTAACGAGAGATTGTGACGAATAGAATTCTGAAAATAAAAAGATAAAAATATAAGACATTAACCTAACAAATTAACCTAACAAATATTAAGAGCTTCAGTATGAAAGAATACTagtacaggtcaaccttcactaatccagcaccattgggacctgaggagtgctggattagtgaaaatgccgaattacagaaggatcacattacgcataatcagtgccggattatcgaaggaaccagattataggtagtcggattagtgaaggtcaacctgtactATATTTAAAATGGGCTTAAGAAGCAATGTCTAAGATGAATTTACATAATACATTAAAACTGGAAGCAGtactttattttatattttactgCCTAATATGATGTGGTAGTGTGGTAGTGGAGTGGTCAACATAACATTATTACAGTGCTATAGACCTGGGTTGATTccactgtaaggagcttgtatgttctccccgtgactgtatcggtttcctcccacatttcaaaggcgTACAGGTTAGTAGACTATCtgatcacatggatgtaattgggcagtggGGGCTCAGTGGGCCGGAAGAGCCTGCCACTGTGTTACGTCTCTAAATAAGAATTATGTAGGAATCAATTTATCTTAAATATTCCACCCAAAGTGAATGAACTAGAGACATTTAGACCAATAATGAGTTCAACTGGGTCATCATTTTTACATGATAGCTTCCCTCCTGTACTATTGTCATCCCCTGTCCCTGTATCTACCTACCTGTGCTTCAAGATTGATTTATTTTCCTATTTTAAAATATCTTGGCCTCAACAACTCCTCTGTTCTTAATCTGTGTAAAGGAACTTTTCCTAGTCTTGTTTTGCAATCTTGTACTAGTTGTTTGTCAGCAATTGTTTATAATTCCCATTTAATCTTCCTTTATCAAAATTCCTCATGGTATCAGAATGAAAGAAAATCTTAACCCTTTTTCCTCCAATGGAAACATTCTAGTCCAGGACttccttctcccaccttctctgtATAAACTCTATAGATTCATTATAAGATTTCCAAAGCAGTGGGAAGTAGCTGTGTTTTGTATATATTGAACTTTTCTCCTTTACTTTTGTACTTTATGTCCCTAtttataaaaaaaactaaatgtaGATGGTTATTTTATCCTTTTTGTCTACTGACAGACAAACCCTACATTCATCGATTCATTGCTTTGGCTTTCCATTAAGGTAACACTTCTTTGATTTTTTTCTGAAGTATACTATAGCACAAATACTTGTCAGTGCCTACTCTTGTAGTTATCCTCCCACTTTCATCATAACTACATACCTCAATCTTACTTTCAAATCACAATACGGTGGACTAATTGACACATCAGTTCCAATCCTTCAACCAACACCCATCTGACCTACtggacttaccaaaatgaactgaTGACAAGCCACCAGCTCCTTATACCAGGAAGCTGCATTACATACACCTGTGTATTTCAGGTTTCCATGCTCATGCATTGCAGCACAAAGATTTGCAAAACATTGGAGATGAAAATACACACTCATCTgatctctccctctgcccctggCCTCACAATGAGCTGTAACCTACTGAGTGGAGCAGTCAGATAGGCTTCATCTCTAAAAGCTCATCTGTTACTATCTTCTTATCTAACCTCTCCACACCTAATTACCCAATTATTTTCTCGTCACTTTTCTCTTCCGTTTGTTTATAATTGACAATGTTTGTTTACAGATCCCCTTGGTGTTAACCTGTCAGATTTATGCCAACAATTTAGCCTTCTTCACTTTCAAGCACCAATATATCAAACTATGTAAAAAGGTATGAAAGCATGATTTCATCATTTTGTTTttaagaatcagaaccaggtttaatattcCTGGcctatgtcataaaatttgttaaatttgtggcaacagtacaatgcgatacataatatagataaaaatatatattaaatagttaaactaaataagtagtgcaaaacagaaataaaatcaatagtgatggcagagaggaagaagctgttcctgaatcactgagtgtgagccttcaggcttctgtacctccttcctgatggtaacagtgagaagagcgcatgccctgggtgatgcaGGTCTAAATGACGGACACCGTCCTTTTTAGAACCAAGTTCTGACATTTTACAGTTGTGACAACTGGAATGTGTttcactgttgttgggacagttgCAAATATCCCCCCTTTTCTGCTCTCCTCTTGACATACCACCTTAGCCATCAACATCCACCAAGTGCGTTCATTTTACGTATCCTATGAATGGGTGGTGTGATTTCTCAGCCAAGTCTCTCTCATGGTGCTTCTTGCACTATTTGATAAGGGTGCATAATATGTCATCTTTGAGCAATATTAAAGATTTCATTCATTGCTTAATATACAGAAACCTGTTCTGAGTACAAGCAAGTTTATGGTTCTTGCTTTATACATTGTGGCTGACAGT from the Mobula birostris isolate sMobBir1 chromosome 9, sMobBir1.hap1, whole genome shotgun sequence genome contains:
- the foxj1b gene encoding forkhead box protein J1-B; this translates as MPVLTTPEIATKFKENWMMLHPEDQENVNGAVNLDDSLTSLQWLQDFSILSANLEKPSIAHHHYKQQFPDSDGPASPTAGDTAATGMPFSLGKPTSAPTGTKTLIQSQAPTQSPMEDIDYKTNPHVKPPYSYATLICMAMQASKKSKITLSAIYNWITENFCYYRHADPSWQNSIRHNLSLNKCFMKVPRQKDEPGKGGFWQIDPQYADMFVNGVFKRRRMPATHFSTLRQNKLPPVSASEVSLNPSTQSFQPYSGPDHASTRYMENTHGNPVFSSSDSQRTASKRKQALPKRTMKIARTSKSPLLAHDERESESLKGDFDWASVFDDVFNANGSNFEDLDINAALNSLGTELDLTVQGRHISPQSKWCSVGMDQVLAETNSQTSQFEDFTFFSDPQRHPWEEMKEEFQVTPMNIDQGFNFYEGFFNEIHQWETGDTFL